The Streptomyces sp. CC0208 genome window below encodes:
- a CDS encoding isochorismatase family protein, translating to MIGPLALDPARSALVLVDLMDRIVALPLEPRKGTEVLTAAAELAALFRAAGAPVVLVRVERPGVADQPPGSGLVPGLAHHGDLEIVKRTIGAFQGTDLDARLRELGVTTLVFGGIATNLGVESTARAALDLGYDLVLVEDAMAAFTAAEHESSTRLDFPRLGTVVTLDQVRFVAG from the coding sequence ATGATCGGACCCCTCGCCCTCGATCCCGCGCGCAGCGCCCTCGTACTCGTCGATCTGATGGACCGGATCGTCGCGCTGCCCCTGGAACCCCGCAAAGGCACCGAAGTCCTCACCGCAGCGGCGGAGTTGGCGGCCCTCTTCCGTGCTGCCGGCGCACCCGTCGTGCTGGTGCGCGTCGAACGGCCCGGTGTCGCCGACCAGCCACCCGGCAGCGGGCTGGTGCCCGGTCTCGCCCACCACGGCGACCTCGAGATCGTGAAGCGGACCATCGGCGCCTTCCAGGGCACGGATCTGGACGCCCGCCTCCGCGAACTCGGCGTCACCACCCTGGTGTTCGGCGGAATCGCCACCAACCTCGGCGTCGAGTCCACCGCCCGCGCCGCCCTCGACCTCGGCTACGACCTCGTCCTCGTGGAGGACGCGATGGCCGCCTTCACCGCTGCCGAGCACGAGTCCTCGACACGGCTCGACTTTCCGCGCCTGGGCACGGTGGTGACGTTGGATCAGGTGCGTTTCGTGGCGGGCTGA
- a CDS encoding SDR family oxidoreductase: MSLQGQRIVVVGGTSGIGLAVADAAARDGAEVVVASRRKESVEAALKQLPPGVSGDVLDVTSEAGVQAFFARTGAFDHLVFTAGEPLRFEPLAETDLARARNFLETRLWGALTVVKYGAPLVREGGSVVLTTGTVARRPMPGTSVVAGLAGAMESLTRALALELAPVRVNVVEPGVVRTELWRELPKEERDGLFAAAAESLPVGRVGEPEEVAEAYLYLMRGGFSTGSVVVVDGGTVLV, encoded by the coding sequence ATGAGCCTGCAGGGACAGCGGATCGTCGTGGTCGGCGGTACGTCGGGCATCGGTCTGGCGGTGGCGGACGCGGCGGCCCGGGACGGGGCCGAGGTGGTGGTGGCCTCACGCCGGAAGGAGAGTGTGGAGGCGGCACTGAAGCAGTTGCCGCCGGGTGTCTCGGGGGACGTCCTCGACGTCACCTCGGAGGCCGGTGTGCAGGCCTTCTTCGCACGGACGGGTGCCTTCGACCATCTCGTCTTCACGGCGGGCGAACCGCTGCGGTTCGAGCCGCTGGCCGAGACCGACCTCGCCCGGGCGCGGAACTTCCTGGAGACCCGGCTGTGGGGCGCGCTCACGGTGGTCAAGTACGGGGCGCCGCTCGTCCGGGAGGGCGGGTCGGTCGTGCTCACCACGGGTACCGTCGCGCGCCGGCCGATGCCGGGGACGAGTGTGGTGGCCGGCCTGGCCGGGGCGATGGAGTCGCTGACCCGGGCGCTGGCCCTGGAGCTGGCCCCGGTGAGGGTCAACGTGGTCGAGCCGGGGGTGGTGCGCACCGAGCTGTGGCGCGAGCTTCCCAAGGAGGAGCGCGACGGCCTGTTCGCGGCCGCCGCCGAGTCGCTCCCCGTGGGGCGGGTCGGCGAGCCGGAGGAGGTCGCCGAGGCGTATCTCTATCTGATGCGCGGCGGTTTCAGCACCGGCTCGGTGGTGGTCGTGGACGGCGGAACGGTCCTGGTCTGA